In Carya illinoinensis cultivar Pawnee chromosome 10, C.illinoinensisPawnee_v1, whole genome shotgun sequence, one DNA window encodes the following:
- the LOC122279315 gene encoding protein argonaute 2-like isoform X2, which translates to MERGGWNRGRGRGRDGGGRGGRGGHQQHQQWRGSRPGGPWDRQQQQPQGVGIVASGPPMGQVVEPASWGRSGEGSSSAAGRGGRGPAWRGGAGQLQWVGAGSPTPTAAAPPVQRPPPISPEPIPDPVVREMQSMSISENLTTPPEDSKRILPVKRPDKGGALAVRTSRLRVNHFPINFTPETVIMHYDLDVKLEVPLKNRRPVRISKADLSVVRSKLSSDDPVRFPLTKTAYDGEKNIFSAVLLPTGKFNVQVPEGEDAKGGSYVVTIKLVNELKLCKLKDYLSGYLSSIPRDILQGLDLVMKENPARNMVSVGRSFFPREPREGDDLGWGIMASRGFQHSLKPTSQGLAMCLDYSVLAFRKPFPVIDFLRERISQFDILNFQRFRAAVVEELKDLKVTVTHRKTKQKYIIKGLTSENTRRISFDEEDPEGKNPTRKVSIVDYFRVKYGKDIGYKDIPCLDLGRGNKKNYVPMEFCILVEGQRFPKEDLDRNAAIMLKNMSLVRPNDREREICSMVRSKDGPLGGGMAQNFGMEVNMNMTKVTGRIIGPPELKLGASNGKTIKVMVEREKCQWNLVGKSVVEGKSIGRWGVIDFSSSDRSRLNPDFFIPKLINRCGNLGIRMEEPLIYQCTTMSKFSRRDPGYKYLKWISETQLGIVTQCCLSTCANKANDQYLANLAIKINAKLGGSNVELNNPLPCFEGKGHVMFVGADVNHPAARNTTSPSIAAVVATMNWPAANRYVARVCPQVHRKEKILNFGDMCLELVERYAQLNNVRPDKIVIFRDGVSEGQFDMVLNEELLDLKRALQAIKYSPSITLIVAQKRHQTRFFPESARDGCSTGNVSPGTVVDTIIVHPFEFDFYLCSHFGSLGTSKPTHYHVLWDEHRFTSDQLQKLIYELCFTFARCTKPVSLVPPVYYADLVAYRGRLYYEAMVEGRFPASTSSASSSSSSSLASFDLNSFKLHAALENIMFFV; encoded by the exons ATGGAGAGAGGTGGTTGGAacagagggagaggaagaggcaGAGACGGAGGAGGAAGGGGTGGTCGTGGTGGTCATCAACAACATCAGCAGTGGAGGGGTTCGCGGCCTGGGGGGCCGTGGGACCGACAACAGCAACAGCCGCAAGGCGTTGGCATTGTTGCTTCTGGTCCTCCCATGGGTCAGGTGGTGGAACCCGCTTCGTGGGGCCGTTCCGGTGAGGGTTCGAGCAGCGCGGCTGGTCGTGGTGGTAGAGGACCAGCGTGGAGGGGTGGCGCGGGTCAGCTTCAGTGGGTGGGAGCAGGATCCCCTACCCCTACTGCTGCTGCTCCACCCGTTCAGCGTCCGCCTCCTATTTCACCTGAACCGATCCCAG ATCCTGTTGTTCGAGAAATGCAATCAATGagtatttcagaaaacttgacAACTCCTCCAGAAGATTCAAAAAGAATTCTTCCAGTTAAACGACCCGATAAAGGGGGCGCACTTGCAGTCCGAACGAGTAGGCTCCGTGTCAATCACTTTCCTATCAACTTCACTCCAGAGACTGTTATAATGCACTATGATCTCGATGTGAAACTGGAGGTGCCTCTCAAGAATCGTCGGCCTGTGAGAATATCAAAAGCTGATCTGTCTGTGGTGAGAAGCAAATTATCTTCTGATGATCCTGTACGATTTCCCTTGACAAAGACTGCATATGATGGCGAGAAGAATATTTTCAGCGCAGTATTATTGCCCACAGGAAAATTTAATGTGCAAGTCCCTGAGGGAGAAGACGCTAAGGGTGGTTCATATGTAGTTACTATCAAGCTTGTAAATGAGCTCAAGCTTTGTAAGTTGAAGGATTACTTAAGTGGGTATCTCTCATCAATCCCCCGAGATATATTACAAGGATTGGATCTTGTAATGAAGGAGAATCCAGCTAGGAACATGGTCTCAGTTGGCCGAAGTTTTTTCCCCAGAGAACCTAGGGAAGGAGATGATCTTGGTTGGGGCATCATGGCATCTAGAGGGTTTCAACATAGCCTGAAGCCCACCTCCCAGGGTCTGGCCATGTGTCTGGACTACTCGGTTTTGGCATTTCGAAAGCCATTTCCGGTTATAGATTTCCTCAGGGAGCGTATCTCTCAATTTGATATCCTTAATTTTCAAAGGTTTAGGGCGGCTGTAGTTGAAGAATTGAAGGATCTGAAAGTAACTGTGACTCACCGAAAAACGAAACAAAAATACATCATCAAGGGTTTAACTTCCGAGAATACACGACGTATATCATTTGATGAGGAAGACCCAGAGGGCAAGAATCCAACGAGGAAAGTGAGCATTGTTGATTATTTTAGGGTCAAATATGGCAAAGATATTGGGTATAAGGATATTCCCTGCTTGGATTTAGGGAGAGGAAATAAGAAAAACTATGTGCCAATGGAGTTCTGTATCTTAGTTGAGGGCCAAAGGTTTCCTAAGGAAGACTTGGATAGAAATGCAGCCATAATGTTGAAGAACATGTCACTAGTACGTCCAAATGATAGGGAGAGGGAGATATGCAGTATGGTACGCTCAAAAGATGGACCTCTGGG TGGAGGCATGGCCCAAAATTTTGGAATGGAAGTGAACATGAACATGACCAAAGTTACAGGACGCATTATTGGGCCACCTGAGTTGAAGCTTGGTGCTTCAAATGGTAAAACGATCAAGGTAatggttgagagagagaaatgtcAGTGGAACCTTGTTGGAAAGTCAGTGGTGGAAGGCAAGAGTATTGGCAGGTGGGGTGTTATTGACTTCAGCTCTTCTGACAGATCCAGACTAAATCCTGATTTTTTCATTCCAAAGCTTATTAACCGGTGTGGAAATCTGGGAATCCGCATGGAGGAGCCTCTTATATATCAGTGCACAACAATGAGTAAATTTTCAAG GAGGGATCCTGGTTACAAATATCTCAAGTGGATCTCCGAGACCCAACTTGGTATTGTGACACAGTGTTGTCTGTCCACTTGTGCCAACAAAGCAAATGACCAGTATCTTGCAAATCTTGCTATCAAGATAAATGCCAAGCTTGGAGGTAGCAATGTAGAGCTCAATAATCCGTTGCCCTGTTTTGAAGGGAAAGGGCATGTTATGTTTGTGGGGGCTGATGTTAATCATCCTGCTGCACGGAACACTACAAGTCCATCCATAGCAGCTGTTGTTGCAACCATGAACTGGCCTGCTGCAAATCGTTATGTGGCACGTGTCTGCCCACAAGTTCATAGGAAGGAAAAGATTCTGAATTTTGGAGACATGTGTTTGGAACTAGTTGAACGTTATGCTCAGCTCAATAATGTTAGGCCAGACAAGATTGTGATCTTCCGTGATGGAGTAAGTGAGGGCCAATTTGATATGGTTCTCAATGAAGAGTTGCTAGATCTCAAGAGGGCACTCCAAGCTATAAAATACTCTCCAAGCATTACACTTATTGTGGCCCAAAAGAGGCATCAGACTCGTTTCTTTCCGGAGAGTGCAAGGGATGGGTGTTCTACTGGAAATGTGTCTCCGGGCACAGTTGTGGACACAATAATAGTTCACCCTTTTGAATTTGACTTCTACCTCTGTAGTCACTTTGGAAGCCTTGGGACAAGCAAGCCCACGCACTACCATGTCCTGTGGGATGAGCATAGGTTTACTTCTGACCAATTGCAAAAGCTCATATACGAACTGTGTTTTACCTTTGCTCGGTGCACTAAACCCGTGTCGCTAGTCCCACCAGTGTACTACGCCGACCTTGTTGCTTATAGGGGACGGCTTTACTATGAGGCAATGGTGGAGGGGCGGTTTCCAGCTTCAACATCATCGGCATCATCGTCGTCGTCATCGTCACTTGCATCTTTTGATCTGAATTCCTTCAAGTTACATGCAGCCTTGGAAAATATCATGTTTTTTGTTTAG
- the LOC122279315 gene encoding protein argonaute 2-like isoform X1, with product MERGGWNRGRGRGRDGGGRGGRGGHQQHQQWRGSRPGGPWDRQQQQPQGVGIVASGPPMGQVVEPASWGRSGEGSSSAAGRGGRGPAWRGGAGQLQWVGAGSPTPTAAAPPVQRPPPISPEPIPDPVVREMQSMSISENLTTPPEDSKRILPVKRPDKGGALAVRTSRLRVNHFPINFTPETVIMHYDLDVKLEVPLKNRRPVRISKADLSVVRSKLSSDDPVRFPLTKTAYDGEKNIFSAVLLPTGKFNVQVPEGEDAKGGSYVVTIKLVNELKLCKLKDYLSGYLSSIPRDILQGLDLVMKENPARNMVSVGRSFFPREPREGDDLGWGIMASRGFQHSLKPTSQGLAMCLDYSVLAFRKPFPVIDFLRERISQFDILNFQRFRAAVVEELKDLKVTVTHRKTKQKYIIKGLTSENTRRISFDEEDPEGKNPTRKVSIVDYFRVKYGKDIGYKDIPCLDLGRGNKKNYVPMEFCILVEGQRFPKEDLDRNAAIMLKNMSLVRPNDREREICSMVRSKDGPLGGGMAQNFGMEVNMNMTKVTGRIIGPPELKLGASNGKTIKVMVEREKCQWNLVGKSVVEGKSIGRWGVIDFSSSDRSRLNPDFFIPKLINRCGNLGIRMEEPLIYQCTTMSKFSRFDMLCELLESIKKEAYRICKGNLQILLCVMSRRDPGYKYLKWISETQLGIVTQCCLSTCANKANDQYLANLAIKINAKLGGSNVELNNPLPCFEGKGHVMFVGADVNHPAARNTTSPSIAAVVATMNWPAANRYVARVCPQVHRKEKILNFGDMCLELVERYAQLNNVRPDKIVIFRDGVSEGQFDMVLNEELLDLKRALQAIKYSPSITLIVAQKRHQTRFFPESARDGCSTGNVSPGTVVDTIIVHPFEFDFYLCSHFGSLGTSKPTHYHVLWDEHRFTSDQLQKLIYELCFTFARCTKPVSLVPPVYYADLVAYRGRLYYEAMVEGRFPASTSSASSSSSSSLASFDLNSFKLHAALENIMFFV from the exons ATGGAGAGAGGTGGTTGGAacagagggagaggaagaggcaGAGACGGAGGAGGAAGGGGTGGTCGTGGTGGTCATCAACAACATCAGCAGTGGAGGGGTTCGCGGCCTGGGGGGCCGTGGGACCGACAACAGCAACAGCCGCAAGGCGTTGGCATTGTTGCTTCTGGTCCTCCCATGGGTCAGGTGGTGGAACCCGCTTCGTGGGGCCGTTCCGGTGAGGGTTCGAGCAGCGCGGCTGGTCGTGGTGGTAGAGGACCAGCGTGGAGGGGTGGCGCGGGTCAGCTTCAGTGGGTGGGAGCAGGATCCCCTACCCCTACTGCTGCTGCTCCACCCGTTCAGCGTCCGCCTCCTATTTCACCTGAACCGATCCCAG ATCCTGTTGTTCGAGAAATGCAATCAATGagtatttcagaaaacttgacAACTCCTCCAGAAGATTCAAAAAGAATTCTTCCAGTTAAACGACCCGATAAAGGGGGCGCACTTGCAGTCCGAACGAGTAGGCTCCGTGTCAATCACTTTCCTATCAACTTCACTCCAGAGACTGTTATAATGCACTATGATCTCGATGTGAAACTGGAGGTGCCTCTCAAGAATCGTCGGCCTGTGAGAATATCAAAAGCTGATCTGTCTGTGGTGAGAAGCAAATTATCTTCTGATGATCCTGTACGATTTCCCTTGACAAAGACTGCATATGATGGCGAGAAGAATATTTTCAGCGCAGTATTATTGCCCACAGGAAAATTTAATGTGCAAGTCCCTGAGGGAGAAGACGCTAAGGGTGGTTCATATGTAGTTACTATCAAGCTTGTAAATGAGCTCAAGCTTTGTAAGTTGAAGGATTACTTAAGTGGGTATCTCTCATCAATCCCCCGAGATATATTACAAGGATTGGATCTTGTAATGAAGGAGAATCCAGCTAGGAACATGGTCTCAGTTGGCCGAAGTTTTTTCCCCAGAGAACCTAGGGAAGGAGATGATCTTGGTTGGGGCATCATGGCATCTAGAGGGTTTCAACATAGCCTGAAGCCCACCTCCCAGGGTCTGGCCATGTGTCTGGACTACTCGGTTTTGGCATTTCGAAAGCCATTTCCGGTTATAGATTTCCTCAGGGAGCGTATCTCTCAATTTGATATCCTTAATTTTCAAAGGTTTAGGGCGGCTGTAGTTGAAGAATTGAAGGATCTGAAAGTAACTGTGACTCACCGAAAAACGAAACAAAAATACATCATCAAGGGTTTAACTTCCGAGAATACACGACGTATATCATTTGATGAGGAAGACCCAGAGGGCAAGAATCCAACGAGGAAAGTGAGCATTGTTGATTATTTTAGGGTCAAATATGGCAAAGATATTGGGTATAAGGATATTCCCTGCTTGGATTTAGGGAGAGGAAATAAGAAAAACTATGTGCCAATGGAGTTCTGTATCTTAGTTGAGGGCCAAAGGTTTCCTAAGGAAGACTTGGATAGAAATGCAGCCATAATGTTGAAGAACATGTCACTAGTACGTCCAAATGATAGGGAGAGGGAGATATGCAGTATGGTACGCTCAAAAGATGGACCTCTGGG TGGAGGCATGGCCCAAAATTTTGGAATGGAAGTGAACATGAACATGACCAAAGTTACAGGACGCATTATTGGGCCACCTGAGTTGAAGCTTGGTGCTTCAAATGGTAAAACGATCAAGGTAatggttgagagagagaaatgtcAGTGGAACCTTGTTGGAAAGTCAGTGGTGGAAGGCAAGAGTATTGGCAGGTGGGGTGTTATTGACTTCAGCTCTTCTGACAGATCCAGACTAAATCCTGATTTTTTCATTCCAAAGCTTATTAACCGGTGTGGAAATCTGGGAATCCGCATGGAGGAGCCTCTTATATATCAGTGCACAACAATGAGTAAATTTTCAAGGTTTGACATGCTGTGTGAACTACTTGAAAGTATTAAGAAAGAGGCTTATAGGATTTGTAAAGGTAATCTACAAATTCTTCTTTGTGTTATGTCCAGGAGGGATCCTGGTTACAAATATCTCAAGTGGATCTCCGAGACCCAACTTGGTATTGTGACACAGTGTTGTCTGTCCACTTGTGCCAACAAAGCAAATGACCAGTATCTTGCAAATCTTGCTATCAAGATAAATGCCAAGCTTGGAGGTAGCAATGTAGAGCTCAATAATCCGTTGCCCTGTTTTGAAGGGAAAGGGCATGTTATGTTTGTGGGGGCTGATGTTAATCATCCTGCTGCACGGAACACTACAAGTCCATCCATAGCAGCTGTTGTTGCAACCATGAACTGGCCTGCTGCAAATCGTTATGTGGCACGTGTCTGCCCACAAGTTCATAGGAAGGAAAAGATTCTGAATTTTGGAGACATGTGTTTGGAACTAGTTGAACGTTATGCTCAGCTCAATAATGTTAGGCCAGACAAGATTGTGATCTTCCGTGATGGAGTAAGTGAGGGCCAATTTGATATGGTTCTCAATGAAGAGTTGCTAGATCTCAAGAGGGCACTCCAAGCTATAAAATACTCTCCAAGCATTACACTTATTGTGGCCCAAAAGAGGCATCAGACTCGTTTCTTTCCGGAGAGTGCAAGGGATGGGTGTTCTACTGGAAATGTGTCTCCGGGCACAGTTGTGGACACAATAATAGTTCACCCTTTTGAATTTGACTTCTACCTCTGTAGTCACTTTGGAAGCCTTGGGACAAGCAAGCCCACGCACTACCATGTCCTGTGGGATGAGCATAGGTTTACTTCTGACCAATTGCAAAAGCTCATATACGAACTGTGTTTTACCTTTGCTCGGTGCACTAAACCCGTGTCGCTAGTCCCACCAGTGTACTACGCCGACCTTGTTGCTTATAGGGGACGGCTTTACTATGAGGCAATGGTGGAGGGGCGGTTTCCAGCTTCAACATCATCGGCATCATCGTCGTCGTCATCGTCACTTGCATCTTTTGATCTGAATTCCTTCAAGTTACATGCAGCCTTGGAAAATATCATGTTTTTTGTTTAG